The Vibrio mangrovi genome includes a region encoding these proteins:
- a CDS encoding alkaline phosphatase D family protein, with protein MPALPNPDNFESRQHKLPTAAIVGHVTATSVKIWVRAYRPGEWRLVLSPTPLDFDPFSAVSVNQSIHQNCHLCSEDIQSENGLTTVFEFGDLTPDTTYYYYLIAGGDLFDEIERKVELGSQHQCCFTTDNDEIRDLAFGFYSCHDPFGHKSFSEGLWPVMNDHLVHNDVRFCIGGGDQVYCDTHGEAKQPRDPEGKPYITDLWKWLKTYKNALYQKYLHGGALDERGVVEYLKKLYRSYYRTYWNVPSMLAVFRRYPQYMIWDDHEIMDGWGSLTKEQRIKKLNHLFQDDEDEVNATIARLTFQAAAEVYQEYQHSHNPTTHSAAQVSQNVVQCQWDYAFVKGQVGFYVLDMRGHHDIERAEGERILGREQMSRLQQWLQLPSTQSLKAVFIVSPVPVIHWNDEVLENMSFVVDLFGGGDDVRDEWGHKSNVKERDQLLDLLGRFSAERQVPVTILSGDVHSCSAYKITLGEHPGANLTHVTSSAVSRKPAPAVSNHLIADSGPLYKHANGRCEKLFGLTGENNFLVVRVNTKTTQTKVSVAIYYGAPNDEALNQFIVHVQ; from the coding sequence GACATGTTACCGCAACATCTGTCAAAATATGGGTCAGGGCTTATCGTCCTGGAGAATGGCGTCTTGTGTTGAGCCCGACACCATTAGATTTTGACCCGTTTTCTGCGGTATCGGTCAATCAGTCGATTCATCAGAACTGCCATTTGTGCAGTGAAGATATTCAGTCTGAAAATGGTCTGACGACAGTATTTGAATTCGGAGATCTGACTCCGGACACAACATACTATTACTATCTGATTGCCGGTGGTGACCTGTTTGATGAAATTGAACGCAAAGTTGAATTAGGCAGCCAGCATCAATGCTGCTTTACGACCGACAATGATGAAATCAGGGATTTGGCTTTTGGCTTTTACAGCTGTCATGACCCGTTTGGACATAAATCGTTTTCTGAAGGATTATGGCCGGTGATGAACGATCATCTGGTTCATAACGATGTGCGTTTTTGTATCGGTGGTGGTGATCAGGTGTATTGTGATACTCATGGTGAAGCCAAGCAGCCCAGAGATCCTGAAGGAAAGCCTTATATCACTGATTTATGGAAGTGGCTCAAAACCTACAAGAATGCTTTGTATCAGAAATATCTGCATGGTGGTGCTCTGGATGAACGGGGGGTGGTGGAATACCTGAAAAAACTTTACCGTTCTTATTATCGAACCTACTGGAATGTACCGTCCATGCTGGCGGTCTTCCGGCGGTATCCTCAATATATGATTTGGGATGATCATGAAATTATGGATGGCTGGGGATCATTGACCAAAGAGCAAAGGATTAAAAAGCTGAATCACCTGTTTCAGGATGATGAAGATGAGGTGAATGCAACAATAGCCAGACTCACTTTTCAGGCAGCAGCAGAGGTGTATCAGGAGTATCAGCACAGCCATAATCCGACAACTCATTCGGCCGCTCAGGTCTCACAGAATGTGGTTCAGTGTCAGTGGGATTACGCTTTTGTGAAAGGGCAGGTTGGTTTTTATGTGCTGGATATGCGTGGTCATCATGATATTGAAAGGGCTGAAGGGGAACGCATTCTTGGCCGGGAGCAGATGAGCCGTTTACAGCAATGGCTACAATTGCCGTCTACACAATCACTCAAAGCTGTATTTATTGTTTCCCCTGTGCCGGTTATACACTGGAACGATGAAGTGTTGGAGAATATGTCTTTCGTGGTCGATCTGTTTGGTGGTGGTGATGACGTTAGGGATGAGTGGGGACATAAAAGTAATGTGAAAGAACGGGATCAGTTGCTTGATTTACTGGGACGTTTTTCCGCTGAAAGACAAGTTCCGGTGACCATTCTCAGTGGTGATGTACATAGTTGTAGTGCATATAAGATCACGCTGGGTGAGCATCCCGGAGCCAATCTGACTCATGTAACCTCCAGCGCCGTTTCCAGAAAACCGGCACCGGCTGTTTCCAATCATCTGATTGCGGATTCCGGACCGTTGTACAAACATGCCAATGGCCGTTGTGAGAAATTATTTGGTCTGACAGGCGAGAATAATTTTTTAGTCGTTCGGGTAAATACTAAAACAACACAGACAAAAGTGTCGGTTGCTATTTATTATGGTGCACCGAATGATGAGGCTTTAAATCAGTTTATTGTACACGTGCAGTAA